The nucleotide sequence AAAATGTATTTTCTGTGGAAAATGTAAAAAGGTCTGTCCAACAGATGCTATTGTGATAATAAGATTGAGATGTGAAATTAATGAGGATGCAAAGATAATTGAAGTAGATAAGTATGAGTTTATTGAATATATGAGTGAAAAATGTGCCTCTTGCTTAGTATGCTTAAAAAACTGTCCATTTAATGCTATTGAAGAGTATGGAGATAAAATAAGAATTGATATAAATAAATGTGAGCTCTGTGGAAGATGTGAAGAATTATGTCCATTAAATGCTATAGTTCTAAGGTAAAATATTAGATTTTTGAAATTCTTAAGGTGATTGCATTGATTGAGATAAAAAAGTCATTAGATGAGATACTATCAAAGATAGATGGAGATAAAAAGTATATTAGTGAAATTGCTAAAAAAATAACTCCTATAAATTATAAATTATTGTATGTAAATGAAACTAAGTGCGTTAGATGTAATCTCTGCTACAAAGAATGCCCAGTTGATGCTATTGAAAAGGCAAAAATTAAGAAGCCAGTAAAAATAATACATGATAAATGTGTTAAATGTGA is from Methanocaldococcus bathoardescens and encodes:
- a CDS encoding 4Fe-4S binding protein, with amino-acid sequence MIKEIIAKHFNLDNKNIQVLPKFNIILNKREIIVKEDKCINCGRCIEVCPVNAITYDESGLFVTIDREKCIFCGKCKKVCPTDAIVIIRLRCEINEDAKIIEVDKYEFIEYMSEKCASCLVCLKNCPFNAIEEYGDKIRIDINKCELCGRCEELCPLNAIVLR